Within Bacillus alveayuensis, the genomic segment ATAATCAAAATGACCCAAATCCCTTGAGGTGTAGTTGTGGCTCCAGCAATTGTAATGGGATCATTTTCAGTAAATGGTGCAATCCGTACTTGGTCCTTTCCCCAAATAACACTTGCAATCCCACGAATAAAAATTGCGGCGCCAATTGTCAAAATGATTAAACTGATCGGATCTGCCGTTTTTACTCTTCTAACAAGTGTGAATTCCATAAGCCAACCAATGATCATCACAATTGCAATCGTGGCAAAAAAGGCGAGCCAGTATGGTATTCCGGCAGATAAAAGAGAATACATGCCCATTCCGCCTAGCATAACAAATTCACCTTGAGCTAGATTGATAACCTTTGTCACGCTGTAAATCGTAACAAAGCCTAGAGCGACAATGGCATAAATACTCCCTATTGTTAACCCTGTTAATGTAAACTGTAAAAAATCTCCCATCTTAAGTCCCTCCCTAAATGCTGCGTAAAAAACATAATAAAATGTTATATAACGTTTTTTACACGACAGAAGTCTAATTAGTATAATAATGTCGACTATTTTAAAAGTCAACAATATTTCGAATTTTCGATTATTGAATTGTGAATTCTATAACCTTAAAATTAGGCATTAGTAGTAATGAAAGTAAAGACAAGAAACAAAATGGCAAGAAAAGTAGACGCTTTTATATAGAGGTAGGAAACGCTTTTTAAGAAAGGTGTTATTACATAAAAAAATGATACGCATTATTAACGAAATATATGAAAACCCTTACATTACTAAAAAGAATGTAGCATAGAGTATGTCATTTGTAAACAGGAATATTCTGAATATTTTTCTTTTTTATCCAATTATTCTGCTATTTAAGAGACTTCGGTGATTAGAAAGAAAAGTTTTATAACATAAATTTTTGTATATTTCATGTAACAATAATAATCACATAAGTCGTATTTTGTTATAAATGTGTGCATTAAATAGAAAAGGCAATCGAAAAAGAATCAGCACAATAAAAAAGACATTTCAGCAAGAAGAACAATAATGAAAAAGGGGATGGAGAGTTTATATTGGTAGAGGAAAAGAGCATTTCTTGTATAAGGAAAGGAAATTAGGGAAAGGAACATATTAATAAAATTACCCCCTGCCAAATGGAGTTAGAGC encodes:
- a CDS encoding branched-chain amino acid transport system permease protein (product_source=KO:K01997; cog=COG0559; ko=KO:K01997; pfam=PF02653; transmembrane_helix_parts=Inside_1_6,TMhelix_7_29,Outside_30_57,TMhelix_58_80,Inside_81_91,TMhelix_92_114,Outside_115_135,TMhelix_136_158,Inside_159_189,TMhelix_190_212,Outside_213_226,TMhelix_227_249,Inside_250_253,TMhelix_254_276,Outside_277_292), which codes for MGDFLQFTLTGLTIGSIYAIVALGFVTIYSVTKVINLAQGEFVMLGGMGMYSLLSAGIPYWLAFFATIAIVMIIGWLMEFTLVRRVKTADPISLIILTIGAAIFIRGIASVIWGKDQVRIAPFTENDPITIAGATTTPQGIWVILIMLVVVFALYILIDKTIVGKAFQACSVNPLAARLMGVRPKKMSSFSFTLSSALGALAGLAIAPIMFPSYDVGIMLGVKGFSAAILGGLGSAPGAVIGGLMIGFLEAFGAGYISSGLKDAIAFAAILLILLIRPSGILGEKSVGKGGL